CGGCCCGAGCAGGGTCGAGGTCTCCGAGGTCGATCAAGTAGCGAGAGTGGGGCACGAGCACATGCTCGGCGTATCCACCGTCACGGTTAACTCCAAGAAATTGCGAGTTGGTGCATAGGTTCTCGTACCCGCCAGCACACCTCGGACAATCACCGCAACCCACCCACGGGCATACGAGGACGTTGCGTCCGATTGTTGCGTCGGTGGCGGCTTCTCCACGCGCGACGACGACGCCGGAGATTTCATGGCCCGGGGTCACCGGGAAGGTCACCCGTTGTTCGAAGGAGAGGTGCTCGCCGCCCCCGAGGTCGTAGTAGCCGTCCTGCAGGTGCAGATCGCTGTGGCACACCCCCGCTGCGGTGACTCGGACAAGAACTTCGGATCCAGTCGGAGCGTCGACTTCGTGCTCCGTCAGCGTCGGCGGGGTGCCGAAGTTGTGGAGCTGAATCGACTGAGTGCGGTAGGAGGCCATGTCGTCCTTTGAAAGAGCTATCGGTCAGATGGTGCGGGCAGGCAGATTCTCATGCGATGTGGTTGATGTACTTGTGGTGCTGGTATCCGTCGAGGCCCTCGTAACCGCCCTCGTAGCCGTATCCGCTGTCCTTGAGGCCACCAAATGGCGCTTCGATGCTGGATACGGAGAAGGAGTTGATGCCGATTCCGCCGGCCTGCAGCGCTTCGCCCATGGCCATGGCAATGTCGGCGGACTGCGTGAAAACGTATCCCGCCAGCCCCACGTCGAGGCGATGTGCCTGAGCGAGTGCATCTTCCATATCGGTGAAGGAGTTGACCAGGGCAACGGGGCCGAATGGCTCTTCATTCATGGCCCGAGCGGTGATAGGCGCGTCGGCGATCAGGGTGGGCTGGAAGAAGTTGCCAGTGGTACCGATGCGGCTGCCACCGATGACGACCTCAGCGCCCTGCGCTGCAGCATCGTCGACAAGTTCGCCGACTGCGACGAGACGTCGACCGTTGGCCAGTGGCCCCATCTGCACGCCGGGATCAAATCCTTCACCGATCCTCAGTTCGGACATAGCCTTTCCGAATCGAGACACGAATTCGTCACGAATTGACTCATGGACAATGAAACGCGTAGGCGAAGTGCAGACCTGACCGGCATTGCGGGTCTTTCCGGCGACGCAGGCGGCGACGGTCTTTTCGAGGTCGGCATCGGCAAAGATGACAACCGGTGCGTGTCCGCCCAGTTCCATGGTGTTGGGCTTGGCGTACTGCGCGGCGAGTCCGGCGAGATGCCGTCCTACAGTGGTAGATCCAGTGAAGCTGATCTTACGGATTGCCTTGACAGCGATGAGATGGCTCGAGATTTCCGAAGGCACACCGAGCACGATGTTGAGGGCTCCGGCCGGCAGTCCGGCATCGTGAAGAGCTCGAGCGATGGCCGCCGTAGGGCTGGGGGTTTCTTCTGCAGGTTTGATGACAACGGTGCACCCTGCAGCCAGGGCGGCGGCGATCTTGCGGGCGGGCAGCAGGATCGGGAAGTTCCATGGTGTAAGGGCGAGCACAGGGCCCAACGGCTGATTGATCACCATGTGACGCTGGCCGGGAAATCGTGCGGGCATGGTGCGCCCGTAGGAGCGCAATGCCTCGCCTGCGAACCACTCGAACGTTTCGGCGCTGAGGGCAACTTCCAGCTTGGCTTCAGCCAGCGGCTTGCCCTGTTCCCTCGTCATATCGCGAGCGATGGATTCCGTGCGCGCACGCAGCAATGCGGCAGTCTTGTTGAGGATGGCGGACCGCTCGACGGCGCTGGTGCGCGACCATCCAGGGAAGGCCTCGTCGGCAGCATTCGCGGCGTTATCGAGATCCTGGATGCTGGCGCGCGGCGTAACTCCAAGAACCTCATCAGTAGCAGGATTGACGAGATCGTTGACGGTGCCTGCGCCGCCGTCTCGCCATTCTCCGGCGATAAACAGTTGAGCCCGCGGGTGATCAAATGCCCTCATAGTGAAGCCTCTCAGACTTGGACGCAGCGAGGTGGCCCTGTGGTGCCCTGAAGTTAGAGCTTGGTGCGTGTCGCACACGGGTGCATGGGCCAAGGCGCCACGCGGATTCCAGTATGCGAACGTTAGCGTCGTATCTATGAACTGCCAGTGACGATAGGCCGGGACCTGGGATCAGGTCAAGTGCCTCAGCAACTTTCACTCCGGCCTTGCGCCGTTTGACGCCCGCCTCGCAAGTCTGAAGCCGTGTCACAGATAACACGCATCATCCAGGTGACTGACGCAATGGTCTCTTAGGAAGACGGTTTATCCGCCGACCTCGTTCGCCTCATCATGACTGCGCATGTGGCCCCCACTATCAGTGCTACGCAGGCGATTGCGCCGACACTGAAGACATTTCCCGTTACATCGACCAACAGAGTCGCAGCGAAAGGAGTGATGCCACCAACTATGAGACCGCCTTGGGCTCCGACCGAAATGCCGGTGTATCCTCGGCTGGATTCGAATGATTCAGTGAATAACGCGGGGAATACACCGTGACTAAACGAGTACGCGATACCGAAGCTGACGACGTACATAGCTAGAGTCAGCGCAGCATTATTGAGCCCCATCACAGGGAAGAATGCCAAGGATAGTGCCGCCAATGCTAGCGCACCCACGACGAACACTTGCGCCGAGCCAAACTTGTCTGTAAGCGCGCCCCCGATGGGAATCGCAATCATCTGCGCAACTGCAGCTAGCATGATTCCCGTCAGCGGAATCCAGCCGGCCACACCAATCGAAGCGGCGTAAGATACGCTGAACGTCAAAAAAACGTATCCTATAATTGCAACCGACCCCTGCACACCGCCAGCGAGAAGAACCATACGCCAGTCCTTGCGCAGCACTTCACGGAGCGGAGACTTGGGGATCTCATCATTCTCTTTGTTGCGTTCAAATTCCGGACTTTCGGCGACCTTGGACCGAACAAATACTCCCAGGATGAGCAGCGTTCCTCCCAACCAGAACGGGATTCGCCAAGCCCACGACTGGACCGCTTGATCACCCAAAAGACCGACGATCAGGAACGCGCTGTTACCCAAAAGAATACCGCCGGCTACTCCCACTTGCGGCAGTGATGAATATAGTCCTCGCTTGTTTTCCGGAGCGCTCTCCGAAGCCATGAGTACCGCCCCGCCCCATTCGCCTCCATAGGCAAGGCCCTGGATCAAACGAAAAGCCACCAGCAGCGCTGGGGCCCAGTATCCAATAGTTGCGTGGCCCGGAATCAGTCCGATCGCCACGGTCGCGCTACCCATAATAATCAGGGTCAATGACAGAATTCTCTTACGGCCAAACCGATCTCCTAGGTGGCCGAATATCACCCCTCCCAGTGGGCGAGCCAGAAACCCTACACCAAAAGTCGCCAACGATGCCAACAGGGCGAATGTCGTACTGGATTCAGGGAAGAATACTGGCCCAAAAACCAGCGCCGCAGCGAGTCCATAAATGGTGAAGTCATAAAACTCCAGCGATGTTCCGGCGACGCTTCCGAAGGCCGCCCGACGCCGCAGATTTCGTGGCAATTCGTGCGATCTAGGCGTAGCTGCCGTTCTTGTTTCCATGCGATTCTCCCGTGGAGGATTGAGCCGGGGTTACCAGCTCAGGAAATCGGAGATACATTGCGCAATCTCCAGGTTTGACATTTTTCAGAGCCGCGATGTCCGGGTCTCGTGTCGCCACCGAAGCTTCCCCATACATATGCCTATGCATCAGGTCGACCCCATCGACACGCAGATCGAGCGAGGCCGCCCGCGTCCGACTCGCTTGAACCAGATGTCCAGCGCAAGTTGTGACACCTCGGCGGACCATCGGCAGTCCTTTTGAAGTTTGTTGTCGCCCAACGGCAGCGGCGGCCACAAGGCTTCAACGCCTGCGCATCAACAGTTGTTCTGAATCCCGGTGCGACCGCGTTCACCCCGAACGTCGAACGCAGCCCGGGCGCACGCCTGCGCAGCAAGGAAGCCCAGTCTGACCACCCTCGGTGCAGGACTACGTCGCCGACGGGCGATCGCCTCGAATGTGCGGCAGTGCGCGGCCTACATCCCAACTGATACATGGAATTCGGGGACCGCGCCGCATGCGACCGCAGCCACCGTTGTGACGTAACGGTGTTGTTGTCGTTGAGCTTCGTCGACGATCGGACCCTGGATTGCCGACATTCGCCGCACCGACGCAAGGGCCCATACAGATGCCGTTCTCGGGTTGGCGCACCTCCTTTCCGCTTCGGGAGCTTCCTTGCCGGCCAGCCCGTCCCGGACTGGAACTCACACGATTGACGTGACGCAGAGCACGTCGTAATCTACCTGCTGTCCGCATAAATGACATCTACTTTCGTATATACGAACATACTGTGCGCCCGACGACTTGCGGCTCCCAGCGCAGCACGGCAGGCGAGCCCTCTCGAACTCGGAACTCTCCGAACAGCTGCATACGCACGGCACCCAGAGCATGTGGAAAGGACGGCACAATGGTCGCTATCGAAGGCAGGTCCACCGTCGCAGAAGACCCAGATCCGACGATCGATGCGGATGTGGTCGTCATCGGGGCCGGCTTCGCGGGCCTGCGTCACCTCTATGACCTACGGCAGCGGGGTTTTTCGGTCCGATGCTTCGACGAGGCGCCGGAGATCGGGGGTGTCTGGTACTGGAACCGGTACCCGGGTGCTCGCACCGATAGCCAATCGTGGATCTTTGCCTACTCGTTCTCCGAAGAGCTGCAGAATGAGTGGACCTGGAACGAGCGATACACCCCACAGCAGGAGATATACGCCTACCTCAATCACGTCGCCGACAGGTTCGGCCTCCGTGATCAGGTGACGCTCGGCACCCGTGTGACCTCTGCCCGTTTCGATGATGAGCGAGAGTTGTGGATCGTCACCACCGACCGTGGCGAGCAGGTCGCCTCACGCTTCGTCGTCAGCGCGACCGGACCGCTTTCGGCAGCCTACAAGCCCGATTTCAAGGGGATCGACGACTTCCGTGGCGAGTGGTACATGACGGCCCGCTGGCCGGAGGACACCGTTGATCTGTCCGGTAAGCGCGTCGCGGTGATCGGAACCGGCGCGAGCGGCGTCCAGCTCATCCCGACGATTGCTCACACCGCTGCCCACGTCGCTGTTTTCCAGCGCACCCCCAACTATGTCGTACCGGCACGCAACGCAACTCTTCACGAGAAGGAGCACGAGAGTATCCGTGCACGTTATCCCGATATCTGGATGCGGGCCCGAGAGCAGGTTTTCGGCTTTGACCTCGGCCTCGCCGGGCGGACATTCGATGATGTCACCCCGGACGAGATGCAACGCATCCTCGAACGAGGATGGGAGATCGGCGGATTCCATTTCGTGTTCGAGACGTTCGATGATGTGTTCACCGACGAGCGCACCAATGAGGTGATCTCCGAGTTCATCAGGAACAAGATTCGTACCATCGTCAAAGACGAGGCTACGGCTGAATTGTTGTGTCCCAAAGACTACCCGTTCTGCGGGAAGCGTCCGCCCCTCGGGCACTTCTACTACGAGACGTTCAACCGGGACAACGTCTCACTCGTCGACGTAAGTCAAGAGCCGATCTCGGAGATCACCGAGACCGGAGTAA
This genomic window from Mycolicibacterium goodii contains:
- a CDS encoding flavin-containing monooxygenase, yielding MVVIGAGFAGLRHLYDLRQRGFSVRCFDEAPEIGGVWYWNRYPGARTDSQSWIFAYSFSEELQNEWTWNERYTPQQEIYAYLNHVADRFGLRDQVTLGTRVTSARFDDERELWIVTTDRGEQVASRFVVSATGPLSAAYKPDFKGIDDFRGEWYMTARWPEDTVDLSGKRVAVIGTGASGVQLIPTIAHTAAHVAVFQRTPNYVVPARNATLHEKEHESIRARYPDIWMRAREQVFGFDLGLAGRTFDDVTPDEMQRILERGWEIGGFHFVFETFDDVFTDERTNEVISEFIRNKIRTIVKDEATAELLCPKDYPFCGKRPPLGHFYYETFNRDNVSLVDVSQEPISEITETGVKVGQQVYEADVIIFATGFDAATGSITRMDIRGRGGVSITDKWKEGPSTYLGVAVNDFPNFFMILGPHAPFANAPIVIEDASEWIANIIRYMRDRGLRVSNPSTEASAEWHDTLTEILNATVVAKGRNSYFLGDNIPGKAHAPLFYLGGVKGYRDALLKESANDYPGFVMS
- a CDS encoding NAD-dependent succinate-semialdehyde dehydrogenase, which codes for MRAFDHPRAQLFIAGEWRDGGAGTVNDLVNPATDEVLGVTPRASIQDLDNAANAADEAFPGWSRTSAVERSAILNKTAALLRARTESIARDMTREQGKPLAEAKLEVALSAETFEWFAGEALRSYGRTMPARFPGQRHMVINQPLGPVLALTPWNFPILLPARKIAAALAAGCTVVIKPAEETPSPTAAIARALHDAGLPAGALNIVLGVPSEISSHLIAVKAIRKISFTGSTTVGRHLAGLAAQYAKPNTMELGGHAPVVIFADADLEKTVAACVAGKTRNAGQVCTSPTRFIVHESIRDEFVSRFGKAMSELRIGEGFDPGVQMGPLANGRRLVAVGELVDDAAAQGAEVVIGGSRIGTTGNFFQPTLIADAPITARAMNEEPFGPVALVNSFTDMEDALAQAHRLDVGLAGYVFTQSADIAMAMGEALQAGGIGINSFSVSSIEAPFGGLKDSGYGYEGGYEGLDGYQHHKYINHIA
- a CDS encoding MFS transporter, with amino-acid sequence METRTAATPRSHELPRNLRRRAAFGSVAGTSLEFYDFTIYGLAAALVFGPVFFPESSTTFALLASLATFGVGFLARPLGGVIFGHLGDRFGRKRILSLTLIIMGSATVAIGLIPGHATIGYWAPALLVAFRLIQGLAYGGEWGGAVLMASESAPENKRGLYSSLPQVGVAGGILLGNSAFLIVGLLGDQAVQSWAWRIPFWLGGTLLILGVFVRSKVAESPEFERNKENDEIPKSPLREVLRKDWRMVLLAGGVQGSVAIIGYVFLTFSVSYAASIGVAGWIPLTGIMLAAVAQMIAIPIGGALTDKFGSAQVFVVGALALAALSLAFFPVMGLNNAALTLAMYVVSFGIAYSFSHGVFPALFTESFESSRGYTGISVGAQGGLIVGGITPFAATLLVDVTGNVFSVGAIACVALIVGATCAVMMRRTRSADKPSS